A single Acropora palmata chromosome 5, jaAcrPala1.3, whole genome shotgun sequence DNA region contains:
- the LOC141881392 gene encoding uncharacterized protein LOC141881392 isoform X2, translating into MENKLLRLLLLLAVAFLIATWTSEAQRGHSHLKNLVRHKVEKHQNEKESEEKKKEKPEMETSGSGLMFEDDLEEEIKETSDKEEKTKTKDETPAKQKPSRKKFHDEDDGDKGSLRDLLDSSIENLAKAGKAIQAILDATGTKKVSQTCPGTCPDVCAPGCISTCCSTPSVNPMAPASNGQVPYPSPYQQTPYPYPQQQQYPQMPQYAQMPQVPQAQPAVQAPPVAQAQPVSQYAPQSVSSQCPQQCSVVPCLTACPQACCNAQLPYAAPPAQPTQPQAPNFLVLTPAKPNNNTTQPTQPPSCPSPCAQSCAPLCQPDCCSAAMGMQMAMPYPPQQPMMAAMLPQMPQMQQQPQTCPQACQPAIPGACAPQAQCPPKCCQNRRG; encoded by the exons GCCATTCACATCTGAAAAACTTGGTTCGCCACAAAGTAGAAAAGCACCAAAATGAGAAGGAAagcgaggaaaaaaagaaagaaaaaccag AAATGGAAACTAGCGGAAGTGGTCTCATGTTCGAGGATGACctagaagaagaaataaaag AAACCAGTGATAAAgaggagaaaacaaagacTAAGGATGAAACTCCTGCTAAACAAAAACCATCAAGAAAGAAGTTTCATGATGAAG ATGACGGAGACAAAGGATCTCTCCGAGATCTTCTTGACTCCAGCATAG AGAACCTGGCGAAAGCCGGCAAAGCAATCCAAGCAATATTGGATGCCACAGGAACAAAGAAAG TCAGTCAGACCTGTCCCGGAACTTGCCCAGACGTTTGTGCACCTGGTTGTATATCAACATGCTGTAGCACTCCGTCAGTGAACCCCATGGCTCCAGCATCAAATGGCCAAGTCCCATATCCCTCTCCGTATCAGCAGACTCCTTATCCCTACCCACAACAGCAACAATACCCTCAGATGCCTCAATATGCACAAATGCCACAGGTACCCCAAGCTCAACCTGCAGTCCAAGCACCACCGGTGGCTCAGGCACAACCTGTTTCCCAATATGCTCCGCAATCTGTGTCATCGCAATGTCCCCAGCAATGTTCTGTCGTCCCATGTCTCACGGCCTGTCCACAGGCCTGTTGTAATGCACAGCTTCCATATGCTGCGCCGCCTGCACAGCCCACCCAACCTCAAGCTCCTAATTTCCTCGTCCTCACCCCTGCTAAGCCGAATAACAACACCACTCAGCCGACCCAGCCTCCCAGTTGTCCCTCACCATGTGCGCAATCGTGTGCACCCTTGTGCCAACCAGATTGCTGTTCCGCTGCAATGGGAATGCAAATGGCAATGCCGTATCCACCACAACAGCCAATGATGGCAGCCATGCTACCTCAAATGCCGCAGATGCAACAGCAGCCGCAGACATGTCCACAGGCGTGTCAGCCTGCCATACCTGGCGCATGTGCACCGCAGGCGCAGTGCCCCCCAAAGTGCTGCCAGAACAGAAGAGGATAA
- the LOC141881392 gene encoding uncharacterized protein LOC141881392 isoform X1 translates to MENKLLRLLLLLAVAFLIATWTSEAQRGHRHSHLKNLVRHKVEKHQNEKESEEKKKEKPEMETSGSGLMFEDDLEEEIKETSDKEEKTKTKDETPAKQKPSRKKFHDEDDGDKGSLRDLLDSSIENLAKAGKAIQAILDATGTKKVSQTCPGTCPDVCAPGCISTCCSTPSVNPMAPASNGQVPYPSPYQQTPYPYPQQQQYPQMPQYAQMPQVPQAQPAVQAPPVAQAQPVSQYAPQSVSSQCPQQCSVVPCLTACPQACCNAQLPYAAPPAQPTQPQAPNFLVLTPAKPNNNTTQPTQPPSCPSPCAQSCAPLCQPDCCSAAMGMQMAMPYPPQQPMMAAMLPQMPQMQQQPQTCPQACQPAIPGACAPQAQCPPKCCQNRRG, encoded by the exons GCCATTCACATCTGAAAAACTTGGTTCGCCACAAAGTAGAAAAGCACCAAAATGAGAAGGAAagcgaggaaaaaaagaaagaaaaaccag AAATGGAAACTAGCGGAAGTGGTCTCATGTTCGAGGATGACctagaagaagaaataaaag AAACCAGTGATAAAgaggagaaaacaaagacTAAGGATGAAACTCCTGCTAAACAAAAACCATCAAGAAAGAAGTTTCATGATGAAG ATGACGGAGACAAAGGATCTCTCCGAGATCTTCTTGACTCCAGCATAG AGAACCTGGCGAAAGCCGGCAAAGCAATCCAAGCAATATTGGATGCCACAGGAACAAAGAAAG TCAGTCAGACCTGTCCCGGAACTTGCCCAGACGTTTGTGCACCTGGTTGTATATCAACATGCTGTAGCACTCCGTCAGTGAACCCCATGGCTCCAGCATCAAATGGCCAAGTCCCATATCCCTCTCCGTATCAGCAGACTCCTTATCCCTACCCACAACAGCAACAATACCCTCAGATGCCTCAATATGCACAAATGCCACAGGTACCCCAAGCTCAACCTGCAGTCCAAGCACCACCGGTGGCTCAGGCACAACCTGTTTCCCAATATGCTCCGCAATCTGTGTCATCGCAATGTCCCCAGCAATGTTCTGTCGTCCCATGTCTCACGGCCTGTCCACAGGCCTGTTGTAATGCACAGCTTCCATATGCTGCGCCGCCTGCACAGCCCACCCAACCTCAAGCTCCTAATTTCCTCGTCCTCACCCCTGCTAAGCCGAATAACAACACCACTCAGCCGACCCAGCCTCCCAGTTGTCCCTCACCATGTGCGCAATCGTGTGCACCCTTGTGCCAACCAGATTGCTGTTCCGCTGCAATGGGAATGCAAATGGCAATGCCGTATCCACCACAACAGCCAATGATGGCAGCCATGCTACCTCAAATGCCGCAGATGCAACAGCAGCCGCAGACATGTCCACAGGCGTGTCAGCCTGCCATACCTGGCGCATGTGCACCGCAGGCGCAGTGCCCCCCAAAGTGCTGCCAGAACAGAAGAGGATAA